Proteins encoded within one genomic window of Lysinibacillus sphaericus:
- a CDS encoding DUF1002 domain-containing protein, translated as MKKIWGKMLVATMLVFGVLAPTTGFAADNTTPDNATPNAIDEKLGVPIVVYGANLSEAEKDSVKKSLKVNENPEVEEITVSGNDLAKYIKDSNASSRMYSSAKITRKDAGKGLVIEIVTPSNITQVTSEMYANAMLTAGIEDATVQVAAPKAVTGHSALVGIYKAYEVTTGKTLDIERTDVANEELSVATTIADSAGVDDAKVAELLTEIKKQIAELKPATREDVEKIVQEQLDKLEINLSEQDRQLLVDLMDKISKLDIDFSKWSEQLDDISNTIQEKFGALMEDEGFWTSVKNFFADLKDTVSTWFN; from the coding sequence TTGAAAAAAATATGGGGGAAAATGCTAGTAGCTACGATGCTAGTATTTGGTGTGCTGGCACCAACAACTGGATTTGCAGCAGACAATACCACACCTGACAATGCGACACCAAATGCAATAGATGAAAAACTAGGTGTACCAATTGTGGTGTATGGTGCAAACCTATCCGAAGCGGAAAAAGATTCTGTAAAAAAATCGTTAAAAGTAAATGAAAATCCTGAAGTTGAGGAAATAACAGTATCAGGGAATGACTTAGCTAAATACATTAAAGATAGTAATGCAAGCTCACGTATGTATTCTTCTGCCAAAATTACACGTAAAGATGCCGGTAAAGGATTAGTTATTGAAATCGTCACACCATCAAATATTACACAAGTAACGTCAGAGATGTATGCAAATGCAATGCTGACTGCGGGAATTGAGGATGCGACCGTGCAAGTAGCCGCTCCAAAGGCTGTAACAGGTCATTCTGCGCTTGTTGGTATTTATAAGGCCTATGAGGTAACAACGGGCAAAACGTTAGATATAGAGCGTACGGACGTTGCCAATGAAGAACTATCAGTTGCGACTACAATTGCTGATTCTGCAGGAGTTGATGATGCCAAGGTAGCGGAGTTACTAACAGAAATCAAAAAGCAAATTGCTGAATTAAAGCCAGCAACGCGTGAAGACGTGGAAAAAATCGTCCAAGAGCAGCTAGATAAATTAGAGATTAATTTAAGTGAACAAGATCGTCAGTTACTAGTTGATTTGATGGACAAAATTAGTAAACTAGATATTGATTTTAGTAAATGGTCCGAGCAATTAGATGATATTAGTAATACAATACAAGAAAAATTTGGCGCGCTGATGGAAGATGAAGGCTTCTGGACGAGTGTGAAAAATTTCTTTGCAGATTTAAAAGATACAGTTTCAACATGGTTTAACTAA
- a CDS encoding GNAT family N-acetyltransferase, protein MEFQLQKVAENKLAFVYKQDGEQLAEITWKQEGQVMVMDHTYVSDKLRGQGVAKKLLDRAADYARENNYKMVAVCSYVVATFEKSDAYDDVKQ, encoded by the coding sequence ATGGAATTCCAATTACAAAAAGTAGCGGAAAACAAACTAGCTTTTGTTTATAAGCAAGATGGGGAACAGTTAGCGGAAATTACATGGAAACAAGAAGGTCAAGTAATGGTCATGGATCACACTTATGTATCAGATAAGCTCCGTGGGCAAGGTGTTGCCAAAAAATTATTAGATCGTGCAGCAGATTATGCCCGTGAAAATAATTACAAAATGGTGGCTGTTTGTTCATATGTAGTTGCAACATTTGAAAAATCTGATGCTTATGACGATGTAAAACAATAA
- a CDS encoding GNAT family N-acetyltransferase — protein sequence MSWKIQTYDELTTEELYKIIQLRVNVFIVEQQTCYEDLDNHDQNSIHLSYVENGKLCAYARILPPGEKFTMASIGRVITSQEMRGTGLGKDMIRLALEIIEDRWSGSEVFIQAQEYLKKFYSSFGFQQVSASYIYDSLPHIDMLYQAKK from the coding sequence ATGTCTTGGAAAATACAGACGTACGATGAATTAACGACGGAAGAACTGTATAAAATAATTCAGCTAAGAGTAAATGTTTTTATTGTTGAACAACAAACCTGTTATGAGGATTTGGATAACCATGATCAAAACTCTATACATTTATCATATGTTGAAAATGGAAAATTATGCGCCTATGCTCGTATATTACCCCCAGGTGAAAAATTTACAATGGCATCTATTGGTCGCGTAATCACAAGTCAGGAAATGCGGGGTACTGGACTTGGTAAAGATATGATTCGCTTAGCACTAGAGATAATTGAAGACAGATGGTCAGGTTCAGAAGTATTTATTCAGGCACAGGAATATTTAAAAAAGTTTTATAGCTCTTTTGGCTTTCAACAAGTTTCTGCGTCGTATATTTACGATAGCCTGCCACATATAGATATGCTATACCAAGCAAAAAAATAA
- a CDS encoding MFS transporter has translation MKKFIYLIIFFSFFDLFTQLPVMSTYAESLGASAFLTGLAVGMYSLSNTFGNIISGFLTDRKGPFVILIVGLLTTGLSLTLYNLVDAPLALLIVRFIHGLVAGFIVPAAFTFLANATDQEKRGKGSAISGAFVGIAAIVGPAFSGILASRTSVPFVFNITASFMLLLGILSFFLLHANHVKKDKTSSKTYIPISVFFHNIGTLKAFSGAFFLMFSQGVIAYLLPLKVQTLGFDSRLSGTLMSAFGIVAVLVFILPTNRIFDKVAPIKTLSLGIGSMGVSQILISQADSSTFLYIAMICYGIGFGLLFPSVNSLLIDSTTVEIRGKAYGYFYAFFSLGVVLGSSLLGWLSLGVVSGFIFTGIVLITFAGVTLIPHKKRQSYTSL, from the coding sequence ATGAAGAAATTTATCTATTTAATTATATTCTTTTCATTTTTTGACCTATTTACTCAGCTTCCTGTTATGAGTACATATGCAGAATCACTCGGTGCCTCTGCATTTTTAACCGGACTTGCAGTTGGTATGTATTCTCTTTCTAATACATTCGGGAATATTATTTCGGGTTTTTTAACCGATCGTAAAGGACCCTTTGTTATTTTAATTGTCGGTCTGCTGACAACGGGCCTATCATTAACATTATATAATTTAGTAGATGCACCGCTTGCCCTCCTCATCGTTCGTTTTATACATGGATTGGTTGCCGGCTTTATTGTTCCTGCGGCCTTTACATTTCTAGCTAATGCCACCGATCAAGAAAAGCGGGGCAAAGGTAGTGCCATTTCAGGTGCATTTGTAGGTATTGCGGCTATCGTTGGCCCAGCATTTAGTGGTATTTTAGCAAGTCGTACGAGTGTACCTTTTGTCTTTAATATCACTGCAAGTTTTATGCTACTGTTAGGTATCCTTTCTTTCTTTTTACTACATGCTAATCATGTCAAAAAGGACAAAACATCTTCTAAAACTTATATCCCAATAAGTGTATTTTTCCATAATATAGGTACGTTAAAGGCATTTTCAGGAGCATTCTTTTTAATGTTTTCCCAAGGTGTGATTGCTTATTTATTGCCTTTAAAAGTCCAAACTTTAGGCTTCGACTCACGCTTAAGTGGTACATTAATGAGTGCATTCGGTATTGTCGCTGTCCTTGTCTTTATATTGCCGACAAATCGTATTTTTGATAAAGTAGCTCCGATAAAAACATTATCCCTCGGTATCGGTTCAATGGGCGTCAGTCAAATACTGATTAGTCAGGCTGATTCGAGTACTTTCCTTTATATAGCGATGATTTGTTACGGTATTGGCTTCGGTTTGTTATTCCCATCTGTGAATTCACTATTAATTGATTCTACGACAGTTGAAATCCGCGGGAAAGCATATGGCTATTTTTATGCATTTTTCTCATTGGGAGTAGTACTAGGCTCCTCATTGCTTGGATGGTTATCACTTGGTGTAGTCAGCGGGTTTATCTTTACAGGCATTGTCTTAATCACCTTTGCTGGTGTAACACTTATCCCACATAAAAAGAGGCAGTCCTATACATCACTTTAA
- a CDS encoding succinate CoA transferase, with the protein MDAIIQKRLGNKELESKVVSADVAAALLSDGDVVGMSGFTRAGDAKVVPMALVERAKNEKFQIDVYTGASLGPEVDKYLAEAGVIRKRGPFQADAGIRNQINAGNVMYVDAHLSHNAELVRQGIIGPIKYAIIEAAAITEDGYIIPTTSVGNSPIFAQYAENIIIELNISHPESLIGIHDIYVPGEQGKRDVIPMTKPNQRLGEIGIKVDPAKIKAIVISEEPDAPSMIVPPDEETQTMANILLDFFRSEIKAGRLTNTLAPIQSGVGSVANAVLDGFADSEFEHLFVYSEVLQDAVFNLIDAGKVDFASAASITLSEELQKRVFGNMEHYADKLCLRPQEISNHPELIRRLGLISINTALELDIYGNVNSTHVSGTKMMNGIGGSGDFARNARLGIFVTKSYAKGGAISSIVPMVSHVDHTEHDVDVIVTEQGIADLRGLAPKERVPLIIENCAHPDYKEQLWDYYNRAVEATGNQQTPHILEEALSWHVNLAKNKTMKKEIAKA; encoded by the coding sequence ATGGATGCAATCATTCAAAAACGCTTAGGTAATAAGGAGCTTGAAAGCAAAGTCGTATCTGCTGATGTAGCTGCAGCACTTCTTTCTGACGGTGATGTAGTAGGTATGAGCGGATTCACTCGTGCTGGGGATGCAAAAGTTGTTCCTATGGCATTAGTGGAACGTGCTAAAAACGAAAAATTCCAAATTGATGTATATACTGGTGCTTCTTTAGGACCAGAAGTAGATAAGTATTTAGCTGAAGCTGGCGTTATCCGTAAACGCGGACCATTCCAAGCTGACGCTGGTATTCGTAATCAAATCAACGCTGGTAACGTAATGTACGTTGATGCTCACCTTTCTCACAACGCTGAGTTAGTTCGTCAAGGTATTATCGGACCAATTAAATATGCAATTATTGAAGCAGCTGCAATTACTGAAGATGGCTATATTATCCCAACTACTTCAGTTGGTAACTCACCAATCTTCGCTCAATACGCTGAAAATATTATTATTGAATTAAATATTTCTCATCCAGAATCATTAATCGGTATCCACGATATTTATGTTCCTGGTGAACAAGGTAAACGTGATGTCATTCCAATGACAAAACCAAACCAACGTCTTGGTGAGATTGGTATTAAAGTAGACCCTGCTAAAATTAAAGCAATTGTTATTTCTGAAGAGCCAGATGCACCTTCAATGATCGTGCCTCCAGATGAAGAAACTCAAACAATGGCTAACATTTTACTTGATTTCTTCCGTTCTGAAATCAAAGCTGGTCGCTTAACAAATACTTTAGCACCAATTCAATCTGGTGTAGGTTCTGTTGCCAACGCTGTACTTGACGGTTTTGCTGATTCAGAATTCGAACACTTATTTGTTTACTCTGAAGTACTACAAGATGCAGTATTTAATTTAATTGATGCTGGTAAAGTAGATTTCGCTTCTGCAGCTTCTATCACACTTTCAGAAGAACTACAAAAACGTGTATTCGGCAACATGGAACACTATGCAGATAAATTATGCTTACGTCCACAAGAAATTTCTAACCACCCAGAGCTTATCCGTCGTTTGGGCTTAATCTCAATCAACACTGCGCTTGAGTTAGATATCTATGGTAACGTAAACTCTACTCACGTTTCAGGTACAAAAATGATGAACGGAATCGGCGGTTCTGGTGACTTCGCTCGTAACGCTCGTCTTGGTATTTTTGTAACAAAATCTTATGCAAAAGGTGGCGCAATTTCGTCAATCGTACCAATGGTTTCTCACGTAGACCATACAGAACACGATGTTGACGTAATCGTTACTGAGCAAGGTATTGCTGATTTACGTGGTCTTGCACCAAAAGAACGTGTACCTTTAATTATCGAGAACTGTGCACACCCTGATTACAAAGAGCAATTATGGGATTACTACAACCGTGCTGTAGAAGCAACAGGTAACCAACAAACACCTCATATTTTGGAAGAGGCTCTTTCTTGGCACGTAAACCTTGCTAAAAACAAAACAATGAAAAAAGAAATTGCTAAAGCTTAA
- a CDS encoding LytTR family DNA-binding domain-containing protein has protein sequence MDPKQIEEIMEIIKEFFPENTSIAISDTNEYLYYQPSKKVDLKIKPGDPIKEGSAAHKALSYGQKISTYIEPDVFGVAYYGMSIPLMEEGETKGAITAIFPQKPSAFLTNYITIKIDDCWYPIKHDQVIYLETQLRKTFVKTMGREGYHRLNLSDLELFLAPDSFIRCHRSYIVNIDYIDEIQPDSHSTFLLIMKDGTRIPVSQRYASYFRRSLGF, from the coding sequence GTGGATCCAAAGCAAATAGAAGAAATCATGGAGATTATTAAGGAGTTTTTCCCTGAGAATACTTCAATCGCAATTTCTGATACAAATGAATACTTGTACTACCAACCGAGCAAAAAGGTTGATCTAAAAATTAAGCCGGGTGACCCTATCAAAGAAGGCTCAGCTGCACACAAAGCTTTAAGCTATGGGCAAAAAATCAGCACCTATATCGAACCTGATGTATTTGGTGTTGCTTACTATGGCATGAGTATTCCTTTAATGGAAGAAGGCGAAACAAAAGGTGCCATTACCGCTATCTTCCCACAAAAGCCATCAGCATTTTTAACAAACTACATCACGATTAAAATCGATGACTGTTGGTACCCGATTAAACATGATCAAGTGATTTATCTTGAAACACAGTTACGTAAAACATTTGTTAAAACAATGGGGCGCGAAGGTTATCACCGTTTAAACTTAAGTGATTTAGAGCTATTTTTAGCGCCAGACTCATTTATTAGATGCCACCGTTCATACATTGTAAACATCGATTATATTGATGAAATTCAACCAGATTCACATTCAACTTTCTTATTAATTATGAAAGATGGAACGCGTATTCCGGTTAGTCAACGCTACGCAAGTTATTTCCGTCGTTCTTTAGGCTTCTAA
- a CDS encoding helix-turn-helix transcriptional regulator has protein sequence MQLHQHSMSETISKRYFQEIDNINQYIGVEEFFNIESKLIFEIYHLESAKAKKSLHELIDILSIRFGKQVIKIVRGYFSVLSSIVARKLLDNQVPSKKAFAFNIACNDMIENQMKDAEFLQFADDLIDFFVYFIADRKQPTFRHQTVNKVIMYINDELENDLTVESIANNFHISTSHLSRIFREHVGITLVEYLNVRRVEESQYYLRHTNKSITSISDQFHFCNQSYFTRIFKKYTGVTPKHFRDELHHEFYRFEMNETEMQNA, from the coding sequence ATGCAACTACATCAACATTCTATGTCAGAAACGATATCAAAAAGATACTTCCAAGAAATCGATAATATTAATCAATACATCGGTGTAGAAGAATTTTTTAATATTGAGTCAAAATTAATATTTGAAATTTACCATTTAGAATCTGCAAAGGCTAAAAAATCTTTGCATGAATTAATTGATATTCTTTCTATACGTTTTGGCAAGCAGGTCATTAAAATAGTGCGAGGTTATTTTTCCGTTTTGTCGTCGATTGTTGCTCGTAAATTGCTAGACAATCAAGTACCTTCGAAGAAAGCCTTTGCTTTTAATATTGCTTGTAATGATATGATTGAAAATCAGATGAAAGACGCAGAATTTTTGCAATTTGCTGATGATTTAATTGATTTCTTTGTGTATTTTATCGCAGATAGAAAGCAACCGACTTTCCGTCATCAGACAGTCAATAAAGTGATTATGTATATCAATGATGAGTTAGAGAACGATTTAACAGTGGAGAGTATCGCGAATAACTTCCATATTAGTACTAGTCACTTGTCGCGTATTTTCAGAGAACATGTGGGCATTACATTGGTCGAGTATTTAAATGTTCGTCGCGTAGAGGAATCCCAATATTACCTACGACATACGAATAAAAGCATTACATCCATTTCAGACCAATTCCATTTTTGTAATCAGAGTTACTTCACACGTATTTTTAAGAAATACACAGGGGTAACACCTAAACATTTCCGTGATGAGCTGCATCATGAATTTTACCGTTTTGAAATGAACGAGACGGAGATGCAAAACGCTTAA
- the yidC gene encoding membrane protein insertase YidC gives MKNLKLLSMLGLAVFVLSGCKAVENKEGFFYSVFVKPMEFLLEFFGNDIFSGSYGLAIIAITVLIRLVLMPIMLKNYRQQQLMKTKMDAFKPEMEAVQKKMKEAKTKEEQMQYQQEMMALYQKHGVNPLNMGCLPMLIQMPIIMGLYFSILYSADVKSHMFLWFSLGSPDIVMTIIAGIVYLVQARVSLWTVPEQQKKQMKMFIYISPIMIVFISMSSMAALPLYWSVSGALLILQTYIGRKYYSEHPEKAES, from the coding sequence ATGAAAAATTTGAAGCTATTATCAATGCTTGGGCTTGCTGTTTTTGTATTAAGTGGCTGTAAAGCAGTTGAGAACAAAGAGGGCTTTTTCTATAGTGTTTTTGTAAAACCTATGGAATTTTTACTGGAGTTTTTCGGAAATGATATTTTTTCAGGTAGCTATGGTTTAGCAATCATCGCTATCACGGTTCTTATCCGTTTAGTCTTAATGCCGATTATGTTGAAAAACTATCGTCAGCAACAACTGATGAAAACGAAAATGGATGCCTTCAAACCTGAAATGGAAGCTGTTCAGAAAAAAATGAAGGAAGCAAAGACAAAAGAAGAACAAATGCAATATCAGCAAGAGATGATGGCATTGTACCAAAAACATGGTGTCAATCCTTTAAATATGGGTTGTTTACCAATGTTAATTCAAATGCCAATCATTATGGGTCTTTACTTCTCAATTTTATATTCTGCCGATGTGAAATCACATATGTTCTTATGGTTTAGCTTAGGTTCACCAGACATTGTGATGACAATAATTGCGGGGATTGTTTATTTGGTACAAGCACGAGTTTCTTTATGGACCGTACCAGAGCAACAAAAAAAGCAAATGAAGATGTTTATTTACATTTCGCCAATTATGATTGTCTTTATTTCTATGTCTTCTATGGCAGCACTACCGCTTTACTGGTCTGTCAGCGGTGCATTACTAATTCTTCAAACGTATATTGGTCGAAAATATTATTCGGAGCATCCCGAAAAAGCAGAATCATAA
- a CDS encoding M15 family metallopeptidase yields the protein MKKNRLPLIIGAIISAALIVSIFIVIYYKNNQVNVASDEEQPVAEQGKKDNPTKEQPKTPEVTEPQEQPDENGYYPNQAMPTEPTYIDGILLANKKYPLPSTFAPGENPEARQALNKMLAQAKQQGFNLVAFSGYRSYEYQTTLYNNYVKRDGQAAADRYSARPGFSEHQTGLAFDIGEVGKEDLWLTEEFGETPAGKWLFEHAAEYGFILRFPQNKEHLTGYMYESWHYRYVGIDIAKKMKEQNVTLEEYLGAE from the coding sequence ATGAAAAAAAATCGACTACCACTTATTATTGGCGCTATTATTTCAGCGGCACTGATCGTATCTATTTTTATAGTGATTTACTATAAGAATAATCAAGTCAATGTAGCGTCAGATGAAGAACAACCAGTAGCAGAACAAGGCAAAAAAGACAATCCTACAAAAGAGCAACCAAAAACACCCGAAGTAACTGAACCACAAGAGCAGCCAGACGAAAATGGCTATTACCCAAATCAAGCAATGCCGACAGAGCCTACTTATATTGATGGTATTTTACTGGCTAATAAAAAATATCCACTACCATCCACATTTGCACCAGGTGAAAATCCAGAGGCACGTCAAGCGTTAAATAAGATGTTAGCCCAAGCTAAACAACAGGGCTTTAACTTAGTCGCGTTTAGTGGATATCGTTCTTATGAATATCAAACAACATTATACAATAATTATGTTAAGCGCGATGGTCAAGCTGCAGCAGATCGCTATAGTGCACGCCCAGGTTTTTCCGAGCACCAAACAGGCCTAGCGTTTGATATTGGGGAAGTCGGCAAAGAAGATTTATGGTTGACTGAGGAGTTTGGTGAAACACCTGCTGGGAAATGGCTATTTGAGCATGCTGCAGAATATGGTTTCATTTTACGATTCCCTCAAAATAAAGAACATTTAACAGGCTATATGTATGAATCTTGGCATTATCGATATGTTGGAATTGACATTGCTAAGAAAATGAAAGAACAGAATGTTACGTTAGAAGAGTATTTAGGGGCTGAATAA
- the cls gene encoding cardiolipin synthase, with protein sequence MSIFTDVEYLVPLILFVNILSAMTIIFLERKDASSTWAWILVLFFLPLAGFILYLLLGRQLRRKHLFRWEGRKDIGIDNLISYQIDTIRDNTFEFRIENAENYKEMIYMHLKTNNAVLTQDNHLAIFDDGADKFEQLLKDIEAAKDHIHIQYYIFRLDNLGTRLIDAMIKKAKQGVKVRLLYDEMGSRNVKRRHFKELLEAGGEVEVFFPSIFPLLNPRLNFRNHRKIGVIDGRIGYIGGFNVGDEYLGLQKKFGYWRDTHLRIEGSAVHPLQTRFLLDWNQACAQQKMGYSDRYFPAIPKKGDVGLQIVSSGPDSDWEQIKIGYLKLINMAKRYIYIQTPYFIPDISFLDAIKIATLSGIDVRIMIPNKPDHMFVYWATYSYVGQLLRAGAKVYIYEKGFIHAKAIIIDDEASTVGTANIDVRSFSLNFEVNAFIYDSKISHQLAELFEKDILDSTELTWEMYQNRSSMIKFKESISRLLTPIL encoded by the coding sequence ATGAGCATTTTTACAGATGTAGAATATCTAGTACCTTTAATTTTATTCGTAAATATCTTATCTGCGATGACAATTATATTTTTAGAGCGTAAAGATGCTAGTTCTACATGGGCATGGATTCTTGTCCTATTTTTCTTGCCATTAGCTGGATTTATTTTATATTTACTACTTGGCAGACAACTGCGCAGGAAACATTTGTTTCGTTGGGAAGGGCGCAAAGATATTGGGATTGATAATCTGATTAGCTATCAAATAGACACCATTCGAGATAATACGTTTGAGTTTCGTATTGAAAATGCCGAAAATTATAAAGAAATGATTTATATGCATTTAAAAACGAATAATGCGGTATTAACACAAGACAATCACCTTGCTATTTTTGACGATGGTGCAGACAAATTTGAACAGCTATTAAAAGACATCGAAGCAGCTAAAGATCATATCCATATTCAATATTACATCTTCCGCTTAGATAATTTGGGTACTCGTCTTATTGACGCAATGATTAAAAAGGCAAAACAAGGAGTCAAAGTAAGGCTCTTATATGATGAGATGGGCTCTCGTAATGTAAAAAGGAGACATTTCAAGGAACTTCTTGAAGCAGGTGGTGAAGTAGAAGTATTTTTCCCTTCCATATTCCCACTGCTTAACCCTCGCCTCAACTTTAGAAATCACCGCAAAATAGGAGTAATTGACGGTCGTATTGGGTATATCGGGGGCTTTAATGTAGGAGATGAATACCTTGGACTTCAAAAGAAATTTGGCTATTGGAGAGATACACATTTACGTATTGAAGGAAGCGCTGTCCACCCATTGCAAACACGCTTTTTATTAGATTGGAATCAAGCATGTGCACAGCAAAAGATGGGTTATTCCGACCGTTACTTCCCTGCTATCCCGAAAAAAGGTGATGTCGGTTTACAAATCGTTTCCAGTGGACCGGACTCTGATTGGGAACAAATAAAAATCGGCTATTTAAAGCTGATTAATATGGCCAAGAGATATATTTATATTCAAACGCCTTATTTTATTCCTGATATTAGTTTTTTAGATGCCATAAAAATTGCTACTTTATCAGGCATTGACGTACGTATTATGATTCCTAACAAGCCGGACCATATGTTTGTTTATTGGGCAACATACTCTTACGTGGGCCAATTATTACGTGCAGGAGCAAAGGTTTATATTTATGAAAAAGGATTTATTCATGCTAAAGCTATTATTATTGACGATGAAGCATCTACAGTAGGAACTGCAAATATCGATGTTCGAAGTTTTAGTTTAAACTTCGAAGTAAATGCCTTTATTTACGATTCTAAAATTTCTCATCAATTAGCTGAGCTATTTGAAAAGGACATTTTAGATAGCACAGAATTAACTTGGGAAATGTATCAAAATCGTTCCAGCATGATAAAGTTTAAAGAATCTATTTCTCGCTTATTAACACCGATATTATAA
- a CDS encoding YwqG family protein has translation MNKTINFSLPRELEPLRSEIEDSLLAAITISPCKRSTTITESKFAGEPYLPYYQTVPKDITGEAMRLLAQINFAEIPTIQDFPTQGILQFFISSNIFANAAHYKEDIFQQFYKVRFYPTLETKTAMPTQEKPAVTTDDWFPIKEELSLQFHFTQEPVSALDYRAVHYLPSLICTLNHDVNLHEIYLQHFLGAGAKIGGYAYFLEEDIRHESHLLQRYDVLLLQIDSNDEFGIMWADSGVGKFFINRDKLLQQDFSDILFQWEHYV, from the coding sequence ATGAATAAAACAATCAATTTTTCTCTTCCTAGAGAGCTTGAACCATTACGCTCTGAAATTGAAGATTCGCTACTGGCGGCAATCACTATATCGCCATGTAAACGTTCAACTACAATAACAGAAAGTAAATTCGCCGGTGAACCTTATTTACCTTATTATCAAACAGTTCCAAAGGACATTACTGGTGAAGCGATGCGTTTATTAGCTCAAATAAATTTTGCAGAAATACCAACAATACAAGATTTTCCTACTCAAGGTATTTTACAATTTTTTATTTCATCTAATATTTTTGCCAATGCGGCACATTATAAGGAAGACATTTTTCAACAGTTCTATAAAGTACGATTTTACCCAACGTTAGAAACAAAAACAGCAATGCCAACACAAGAAAAACCTGCTGTGACCACAGATGATTGGTTTCCTATTAAAGAAGAGTTATCGCTACAATTCCACTTTACACAGGAACCTGTCTCAGCTTTAGATTATCGAGCTGTACACTATTTACCGAGTCTAATATGTACCCTAAACCATGATGTTAATTTGCACGAAATCTACTTACAGCATTTTTTAGGAGCTGGCGCTAAAATAGGCGGATACGCATATTTTTTAGAGGAAGACATTCGGCACGAATCTCATCTGCTACAACGGTATGATGTACTTTTACTACAAATAGATTCCAATGATGAGTTCGGTATTATGTGGGCGGATAGTGGCGTAGGGAAATTCTTTATCAATCGTGATAAGCTTCTTCAACAAGATTTTAGCGATATACTATTTCAATGGGAACATTATGTATAA